The Eulemur rufifrons isolate Redbay chromosome 3, OSU_ERuf_1, whole genome shotgun sequence DNA segment taagtaaaatttaaaattcagttcctggGTCGGGCTAGCCCCTGGGGCTCGCGGCTACCGCACTGGCAGCGCAGATACAGGACGCTCCCGCTGGGCTCTCTCCGGATACGTTCCTAGAAGGGAACCGCGGAACCGCCGGGCTGCGCTATCTGCAGCGTTGACAGACACCCCACATTTCCCTCTGCACAGGCTGTAGCTGTTACGAGCTGAGGGAGAGCACACTCTTGTTTCAGAACAATTGTGTGGAATGTTGGAAAGAACAGACGTTCCCTGCGTACTGATTCCAAGGACGTTATGTTTCCCTCGTCGGTGCCCACGTGGCTCACGCCAGATGCTGCTTCTCCCAACTTAGGGTGGGCACGCCTGTCCCTGGGACTGCTCAGCGCCCTCTCCCTCTGAGGGCTGGCCTCCGGCCACCTGGCTGAGGGCTGCTTCTCGGTTGTAAGCCCCTCTCCTCTATCGCTAATCCTCTCATAGGTTTATCCCCCATGGCCATGAGACAGGCTTTACTGGAAACTCAGCACATGTGGCCCAATCTCTATTTCCTCACCTCTTCCCGCGGCCCCTGCCCCTCAGTCCTGATGGTGAATCATGGCCTCCACGTTGCCAGACCCAAGGGGCAGTCCTCATCTTGCGGAGCTCCTATCTGACCTCCGGGCAGCATCCTACATTTTGACTGTCCTTCCTGAAGTGCTGGCCGCTTTGGCTTCCTGGATGCCACAACCCCCGCCTCCGAGCCCTccgcctgcctcctccccagggcaGGTACAAGCCTGGGCGTCTTCTGTTCCTCACTCTGTACATTTTTCCTGGGCTGTTGCATCCGACCCTGGCTTTGACTGGATCTCTACATTTGGGGAATGATGGTAacccattttaatttgcatttccttgattactaGTAAAATTGAACATCTTGTCCTGGTTTTTGACCTTTTGCCATTTCTTCCGCCATGAAGGCAGGGTCTAAGTGGAGTAGGTATGGGTGTTAAATGGATGCCAATCCAGCTCGAGGCTCCTGcgctccaggccccgccccaccaGGGATGGGCGTCAGCTTGCTCCACTCCTCAGCACCCCAGACTGTTCCACTCAGCAGTGCCTCTCTTTTGAAGTGCATATTATCCATCACTTCCCTCTTCCTAAACTGTCCTTCCTGTGCTCCGGGCCACTCCACTTCTTTTTAGGGACTTTGAATCTCGTAGACTTCTCTGTCCTTTCCCTGACATCCACTTTTGGGCTTCAGCATCCAGATAAGTTTCTTTGTCCACATCTCATAATTACTGGACTTAAACCTCAGTGACTTTTATTTTGACTCTATTTAGATTAGTACCTAACTTCATCTCCTGTAAATGAGCTATCTCTGAAATCTCTAACTCTGAACTTCCTCTTCGACCACAGTCTTCTACACATCCACCTCCCTTTCTCCATCATATCTGTTGAAACTGCTCTTCATCCTTGGCATGACTGCAAGTTTTTTGACTCTTCCTTTCCCCCTAATCCTTTGGTAAGCTATTATCTCCATTCAGCTCCCTATCTGGTCTGAACTCCATGACCCATCACGCCGACTAAGCCATAACCAGTATCTCTCCAGGTTAACCTTGGGTTGCGCCTGCTGCTTTGACAATTTCCCATCCTTAAGGAATGGACGTCCATTCACCCATTCGGTTGTCTGAGTGCCATCTCTTCCACAaagccttcccttccctcccttaaGCTGAGGGGATCactctttcacacacacataaataacatttatgcCTCTTTTATGGAACTTCATTCTATCTCAGCCACATACTTGTCCCACCTTCTTAGACTATAAGCTCCAGGAGAGTAGTGACAGCTCCAGCCCACTGTTCCCACTGCCTAGCCTCCCACTGCCTAGCCTCCCACTGCCTAGCCTCCCACTGCCTAGCCTCCGTGTTTGTGGACGAACCCATGTTGGTTCAGTTTGGTTGAATGGACAATTTCTGCTTTGGCAGTAACCGTTCCATCATTTTGGGCTGATAGTACCcagatttaaaaagcaatgtctttccagaatgggaaaaaatgaatagaaaaaaagaataaaggagccTGGGGGAAGGTATAtatgcgtttttttttttttttaatggacatgTCAAAGTCAGGTTGCAGGCAGATACAATTGAGAAATGGTTTCTCCCAAAGTACTAAGTGATACTCTGCCAGCATCCAGGGACTCTACTGTTACACAGTAAACAGGCTTGTTTGGGCAGTGACTGTTCATCTTGGTGTTAGGTGATGGCCTTGGCTGAAAGATGTGAGAACACTGCATCTAtgctgaaaggaaagaaattgcatttGTCTTTTTGCTTGCGTAGGAGAAGATGGGCTTCCCTTATGTAGCCAGTCCTGTGCAACCAGCTTTAGAAGCAAAACTGCAGATGCACCCATAGAAATAATCTGAGGCCCTGCTGCCAGAAAACAAGGAAGCGTGTCACACAAGCTGATGCCAACACCCTGCTCGTGCAAATACTAGGCAGACCCAAATGCTAGGCTCTGCCTTTCTCTGCCTGGGGGAAGTGCAAGCACACATTCCACCCACCTGTTTCCTTAGGAAGGAGACACCTGCTGCTCAGAGGGGCTTGTGGTGGCCCCAGTTTTGGATTTTAGGTAAACAATAACCACCTTAATTGGTCAGCCTTAGGTGAAGATGCCTTTGTCTCCCAAGGGGGTTCAGGGTATCAGTCTTTGAGAAGCTAAGACAAATGATTAAGAGTTAATACAGTTTAAGAAAGCACCAGTTTTATTGGCCACTCAGAGCCTGGAAATAATGCACCAAGAGCTTACAGGAAAGGAGCCTGCGTTTTCCAGTACACGTTGACAaaggcagcccagcccagctagCTCTGGGGAGTTGTGCCAGGCATCCATGTCTGGGCCCAAGACTGTTGATCCTTTAGGGTCCTCTGTGTCCTGTCTGTGTCTGTAGGCTCTCCTGGGCAGGATCTTCCTTTGCTTGTAAAGTAACACTTAAACTGCGGTGTTGGAGGATTTCACTTTCAGGCATCTCGGAAGCCTCCTATGCTAGCTGTTCTCCACGTGCCCCTGCAGACCCAGTTCCtggcctgggaggctgagccccaGGGACCACACCGCTGGCTCCCCCGCCTTCCTGCTTCCTGTTGGGTTCAGCCAAGGGCGACCCCAGCAAGGGACCCGAGGGTGGGAATAGTCAGGgcattccttccctttccctttgcgCCAGGCCATGGTTTTGGCAGCTCCTGCCAGGTTCTGGGAACtgtcccttcccctgccccttctcTGGTGGGAGGGGCTACACGCTCCACCCTCTGTTTATTCCTTTAATCCTGCCCACTCTTCTGTAAAAAACCTTCATTCAGCTTTTTTCTTAAACCTTCTGAACTGTTTCTTGTTCAGGCCCTGACCGATGAACTGTCCAATTGCTCCAAAGCCCTCTGACCACCTGAATAAAGGCCACAGCATATTAAATCGCAAAGTGCAGTTCTCAAGAGCTCCATGTTTTTATGCATCGTGGTTTTTATGTAGTTTTATGGTGAAATAGTGTAACCCCTTCCAACACCGAGCCTCCAGTTGGGCTGCCTTAGTCACTGGTCACAAGATAGGCTGCCTAAGTCCTGCTAAGGGTGAAGGAGCAAGCAGGGAGGCATTTTTTCTTCTAAACTCGTGTCTGGGTTcatgatctttcttctttctctagccCTAACACAGCCTCTTGCCTATTTAGGGGGCATTTGTGGATTTCAGCGCACTCAGTTCAGGCGAATCTCCGTGCGTGGCTGGCTGGGCACAGCAGCACAGCTCCACGGTGCCTTTCTCCTGCAGACACAGCCCGGAGGGAGGGGCGTGCTTTTGTGTCTGGCCACTCCTTTGCAGGCTCTGGTAAGGCTCTCGCCCGTGGCCTTCTCTGTCTGAGGAACAGGGGTCTCTCCTGTCATGTCTCTAGAGCCCTCACCTTTGGCTCCTGGGCTGCATCCAGAGACCTCAGAGCACCAAATGAGGAGCAGTCAGTCCTGCCTGGGGGTCCTGAGCTGTGCCCACCTGTCAGCACTATCCAGGTTCACACCACTCGCTTCTCTGCACTTGCTCGTGTGGGCTCTACTCGAGCCCATCTTCCCCCCCATCCACCCTATTTTCTAGagaatcctgtttttttttttttttttttgagacagagtctcactctgttgcccaggctagagtgagtgccgtggcgtcagcctagctcacagcaacctcaaactcctgagctcaagcgatcctactgtctcagcctcccgagtagctgggactacaggcatgcaccaccatgcccggctaattttttctatatatatatattttttagctgtccatataatttctttctatttttagtagagatggggtctcgctcttgctcaggctggtctcgaactcctgagctcaaacgatccgcccacctcggcctcccagagtgctaggattacaggcgtgagccaccgcgcccggcctagaatccTGTTTTATACAACTCTGTTATCCCCGTTAGGGCCATTCCCTTTTTGCTGCTGGGACTGCCAAGCCCATGGAGTGTATGAATGATGACTGACTGTCACCTTAGTGTGGGGAATCTCTGATTGTCTACTCACAGAAAACCCTCTTGTGTTATTAGGGCTAACTTGAAACATGCCAACTAACGGGGAAATCTATCAGATTCCAGAGGTAGGTAGCAAAAAGCTCTCAATTTGGGGCCAAATTACAAGTTGTTAAGAAAAGGTGCTCTGGAAACCTTGGTTAAGGGGCTACCAAAGAAACATTAATATTTAAGACCTAGAAGAAGGTATCAGGTAAATAACAGCTGACAATTATATTTTGACCTTTCCACCTAGGGCCTCACCTCTCCTTTTCGGGAGGCAGCGGGGATTACTGTTAGCAATGGTGGAAGCAAAAACTCACAATGACAACAGACGGTACGGGTATTCTTTTATTCTCTCAGAGCAGAGGTTGGAGCCTGGGCCGTGGCTGCCCCTGTAGATCCCCTCATGTCTTAGGGAGGCGAAGTGCACTTCTGGGATACAGCCATCTCCAGCTGGCGGCACAGGCGAAGGCCACTGTGTAAGGAGGCAAAGCTCTCTCTTGCGCCTGGAGCATCTCCAGCGAGCACTGTTCTGGAGACCACTCTGACCGTGAGCTTTCTACAAGGTCCAACTGGAGGCTGAGACTTGAGGTCAACCTTCCTTCTCATCACAGCCTCCGTGCCTTCCTGGGGCGGCAGCCGTTGTGCGGGATGGGGGTGTTGTCTGTGATGGAGATCACTTGCAGGCCCCCCATGGTCAGTCCCTTGATGGCAGACTGGAAGGAGCAGAAGGGCCTGGTTCCAGGAATGACGGCCCAGCTTCTCCAGACAGGGCTCGGAGAGGGGCCgggtggggttgggtggggaagggaagagagcagGGGGCCCGCTGGCTTTGATACCTACAATCCCAATCCCATCCTACTCTCACAAAGGTCTCCACCCAAACCCCATAACCAAATTCTCACAATGTGCCCCTCTCAAACCGCACCTCCCACTTTCACCTTGTGCTTTACGATCTGAGAACAAAGGCTCCTGTGGACCCTGGCACACCTTAAGTACTACCTCTGTAGCTTTCCTTAAGCAGTTTCCTTTACCTGCCTGTAGCCTCCCCCGCCAATACCTTATTATTCTTGCAAAGTCAGAGAGATGTCACCTCTTTGGGGAAGCTAGAGATCATCCCAGCTAACGATCATCAAGAAAGATTATCCCCGCTGGGTTCGGGCTGCCCCGATGGGCTCCCAGCACCCTGGGCACATGCTTCACCACTGCACTCACCAGTCCTGAGGGATCCGCACCACCCTCCCATTGCCAGGGCCTAGCACATGGCAGGCACTCAGTAAGTGTCTGACAAATTAAACTAAGTGATCGAGGCTTGCTTTGAGGGGCTTCGTAGATTATAGGAACAACAAGAAACTTCAGGCCATCATGGAAACCCACTACAGACTGCTTTTCCACTCTCTGTACTTGGCTCTCAAGCCCCGACTTCCTTAACCAAAGAAGAAAGCACATACCCTGTGGGGAACTGTGGTCACTTACCAAGCGCCCTGGCCCCAGGCCTTTGACCACAACTCGGACGTAAGTCACACCCTTCGCTGTAGCTTTCTGGAGAGAAGTGGCAAGTGGTTAGTGccccagagagagagaaccaCTGTACCCAAACCCCTAGCTGCCACCTGGAGCCCCCGGGAAAGGGCACCCGCAGAAGCAAGCAGGGAGGAAAGCAGAGGACAGATGGCAGCAGTGCAGGACAGGCCCAGCAGAGACCACGAACTCACAGCATTAAAGTGACTGTGATCCCCTCAGCCCAGGCCTGCACCGCCACCTAATGGAGATCTCTAAATATCGCTCGGGTTTTTCTCAGGTGGGCAAATGTACAATTTCAGACTATGAAGTGTCATCCTGGACTTCAAGGTTGAACCTGAATACTTActttgttatcttttaaaattctttagttagagagttaaaattttctttcttgatcaTAAAGGCAGCTCATCGTAAAAGTTGGAAAATACACAGAAGTCACTCATGACCCACCATGCAGAACCCACTGTGAACACtgatatatttcttttaactGTACATGATCTAGCCATTGCTGGGTGTTTACAgcattttagtttttgaggatAATTAATACATAGCAGTTGATATTTTTGGGTGTCTTCCTTTGTTTGACAGTCAGAGTTTTCCTTCAGGAACTATGTCTGGTTTGGCAGAGTAGGGCCATTTGTGAGGCCCGTGTTCCAGCAGGAAGTGAGTAGGCTTTGGCCCCTGACCAGTCTGAGTCCAGATTGGGGAACTGAACCGGCTGCGTGCCTCTGAGCAAGTCACACACTCAGGATCTCAACTGGCTCTTGAAAACATGGGCAATACTCAGGGTCTTTTGAAGATTCGAGACAATGAACAtaaaatgtctggcacatagtagatgccaAATAAATATACCAAAGCACACTGCCAATTTGCTTCTAGAAAGGTCTGCAACAATTCATACTGGAACTGGTAGCGTATGAGATCCTCACCATACCACATTCTCTCCAAATAGCTTATTATCGCCAGCCTCAGCCCACCTTTAAATAGGGGTGGGCTTTGGTTCTCGAGCCTTTACTACCCTGGCTCTTACCTGCTAGGATTCTAGCATGAACCAACAAAGTGCTTCGCCTCTAATGAAgcggagagaaagaaaaaagggaaacccTTTCAACACAGACCTCTTCAAACCACCTCCAATGTCGGGGCATCTAACAGGGGTCGATAAACCCCTGCTTCTGAACGGCCAGTTTAATGCGAATTCTCCACTCAGAGACAGCCATGCGGAAGGGGGAACGCGCCACAGAGGGAACCGGAACGAACACTTACTGCGGCTGCAGCTATGCCTGCTGTCTGCGCTGCGATGCCTGTGCCCTTCTTGGCATTCCGAAATCCCTCCGTGCCACAGGAAGTACGGGCCAGGGGCTGGTTAGCCGCAGAGACTACCTGGATATGTGTGCTGAGAAAAGCAGGGGAGGCACACAGGATACAACTATTGTAAGGGAGATAAGCGAGCGCCAACTTATGCCCCGAGAGGcctgggagagaaagaaattcaGTTGCTTCCACTTTGAGCTTCTCAGATGAACGTGTTCTGGACACTTCCTATAGGAAGTGTCAGGAAAGGTCAGAATCCTCCCCTAAACCTAAGTGAAAGCTGACAAATCACATAATCTAGAGTGCTCCATGACCCGAGGGTAGTTATTGAGAAGAAGCGACACTAAATACATTGTCCTCATGGTGGGACCATCTGCCCCAGTACATTCTCTCTGACTCCTGAGCAAAACCAGAAAACACTACTCCCAAGGAAAGCAAAGAAATCGTATAAATGTGATAGGCCCAACTTATTTCACATTTTCATGAAACTTGAATATGCTTTAAAAAGACAGAAGGCGGTTTCCCCAAACGAGAAGGAGTGAGCCCGGGGGAACGTCCGCAGCAGCACCGCCACTCGGCACCCTGGCTTCTACCCCACGGGTATTCACGGGGACTTCCTGGTGCGACAGAGAGACACCCACAGTAGACCCACCCGGGCGCCTCCTGCTCACTTGTTGTAGGTTGCTTTAATGTGTGCGATCGGGATCTCCTCGAATTTCTTTTCTGCCCACCTCAGAGAGCTCTCCTCTCCTGGAACGGGGGGGTAAATGCTGCaattagacaaaaaaaattttatttaaaattgtgctgatttttttaaatcaaagaaatgtatcatatggttttgtaaaaaatcaaatagtacaGATGAACCCATAATGCAAAGTAACAGGCCTCTGTCCCCATCCTGTTCCTGAGGTGGCTGTCCCCACCATTCCTTTTCTATCCTTCTGGCTACCGCCATGTCTGTGACCACTGTGATTATGAGGCTATTTCTTGACTTGTTGATGTTAAGACATATCTAGTGACTTTCTGCTACAAGAAAGAGATTTGCATTCATACTCTGCATCTTCCTTGTCCCTGCTAGTATAGTTATATCACTATTTTCAAGTCCTCTATGCAGTGGTCCCCACCCTTTTTGGtaccatggaagacaatttttccatggactggtggTGGCACGGAGGATGGTTTAGGGAtcattcaagcacattacatttttgtgcactttatttctattattattatattgtaatatataatgaaataattacacaactcaccataaggcagaatcagtgggagccctgaactTGTTTTCCTACAACTAGACAGTCCCATTGGGAGTGATGGGAGACGGTGACAcccaaagtgtgttgcttatgtccagtctactccgtaatcttgttttggttgctgtcactgcagaaaatcCTGCTTCACAAAGACAGGATGTtagaaatggaagcaggcttttcaatGTTTCTGTGGCAATCTCAGAATATTtcaccttgactttaatccagaacgtatggagatttgaagttgtctgaAACATGCTTttaaggccactgtcatttgcAATCTCAAGCAGTTAATCCTCTTCTAGCATGGACAAAGtcaattcacctggcttattcaaaTGGGTTGTGGACCCATTCTTTCCCACTTTGGggatcttttgtggttgggaagtaagtaatgctcaaactcttttgaaagctgagataggtgatcatgcaccagctgggagaaagaaggccctggctcagtctcttttaaaatctctgctaatgtttgaaacatgtcaaaaatcccagtgTTCACTCATCACCCCCATAATTCcggtttggctttgaatgcagccactttatctgctgacttgaacacagttgtcattctcccctgaagtgacagattgagtctGTTGAGCAGGTTGAATGTGTCACACAAATAAGCAAGTTTTGCAACCCAtcctgtgtcactgaaatgtgcagCCGGTGGTGattgttttctaaaagaaatctctggagcggCTTTTATTAACTCAAAAACTCtagccagtgatctacctttagaaaacCACCTCACTTGTGCGTATAAGAGAAGAAAGACGTGTGTGCTctgcgtccatctcctcacagagctgtgtgaACAGACATGaattaagggcatgtactttagtGTGGTTGacaattttaatcacatcctgaaaaatgttgtttagttcaggtgacattgttcagctagccagcatttctctaggGATGACACAGTGCATAaactcacattcagaagcgacCTCTTTGACtcgagtagtgaaaccagaaagccgtcccGTCACGGCAGCCACTCTGTGCATATACCCACACAAAAGGATCAGTTCAGTTTTCCTAATATGTAATCATTTAAAGACTTGaacagttctgcagctgtggtgttggttagcaacaaaagtgcacataacatatcctcacaCACAtccttctgaaaaatatattgcacaaagcaagcattgttgccttgttgtcaacatcgatagactcgtcaacctggattgtgtatcacagtgactcattaatcctctctaacaattgtgcctcaatatcctctgctatttcagcAATTCATGTAGTCATGGTGCTTGCCAAAAGAGGAAcacgtgccaccttttgaactgcagcacCTCCTAAAAGTTTACAGCATGTGCCCttagcaggcaggatcaactcttcaccaatagtaaagggcttcttagcttcaGCAATgtgttagccactaagaatggtgctctcagtgcagacacatttgatgaagtggttgCCTTCAGTAATTGCTTCTGGTCTTCATGTTCacgtgtttttcttttgaaaaactccaaaggcttgtcttttaactcggggtgcttggtctccatgtgatgaagcagttttgaaggtttcatggcttcctTGGATAGCTGGATGCAATACAGTACACAAAGCGGGCTTGGAGAATGTGCATCACCTGCtgcaatgaacctgtaatttaagtaggtctcttggtattttcttttcaatgcagctttcattttgttggagCCTTCTGCTCTCTCATCATTGgatctttcccccttttcaaagaaactCTCCATCGATATTggttttttcctcatttttgctagggttagcttgtgggctttcCAAGACTGTGACGGAGACAAGTGTGCAGTGTGGGAAAGAGGCGCAGATGGAAGCGGTAAATGAAATAACGGGAGGGCCATGCACGGACTAAATAAGGgttggattctgacttaaagcctgcacCAGATGCAGCATAGTTGTCACTTGctactcactgatagggttttttttttttttttgagacagagtctcactctgttgcccgggctagagtgagtgccgtggcgtcagcctagctcacagcaacctcaaactcctgggctcaagcaattctcctgtctcagcctcccgagtagctgggactacaggcatgcgccaccatgcccggctaattttttctatatatatttttagctgtccatataatttctttctatttttttagtagaggtggggtctcactcttgctcaggctggtctcgaactcctgagctcaaaggatccgcccacctcggcctcccagagtgctaggattacaggcgtgagccaccgcgcccggccgactgatagggttttgatatgagtctgcaagcaactgatttattatggtctctgtacagtcaaacctctctgctgatgataatctgtatttgcagctgctccccagcactagcatcactgcctcagctccacctcagatcaccaggcattagattctcataaggagccgcaacctagatccctcacatgcgcagtttacagcagagttcgctcctgtgagaatctgatGCTgctactgatctgacaggaggcggatcTCAGGccgtgatgcgagtgatggggaggaGCTCCGCTGCCTTGCCAGCTGCtcagctcctgctgtgtgccccggCCCTGGTCCTAACAGGCAGTGatgggggttggagaccacaggtCCATAGTCTACTctttctgcaatttaaaaaataaggtcaggccgggcgcggtggctcacgcctgtaatcctagcactctgggaggccgaggtgggcggatcctttgagctcaggagttcgagaccagcctgagcaagagcgagaccccacctctactaaaaatagaaagaaattatatggacagctaaaatatatatatagaaaaaattagccgggtatggtggcgcatgcctgtagtcccagctactcgggaggctgagacaggaggatcgcttgagctcaggagtttgaggttgctgtgagctaggctgatgccacggcactcactctagcctgggcaacagagtgagactctgtctcaaaaaaaaaaaaaaaaaaaaaaataaggtcaaacctctgttttttgtttcctcAAGCATGATAACATCTTGACTCTAGTTTATAAAAAAGAGACAGTATTTTAATGTTCATAAtatcattactataaaaaaattaagcatcCCTAAAATAGAAGATAGCAAACTTTTTGTAAAggaccagagagtaaatattttaggtgttGCTGGCCAAGAGGTTTCTGTCCCAACTACTAAACTCTGCTGATGTATCACAAAAACAGCCAGACAATAGTAAATTAataggtgtggctgtgttccaataaaactctaCTTATAAAAATAGGCAACTGGCCAGATTGGCCCACAGGCCATGCGTGGTTTGCCAGTCCCTACCTTAGACCAGTAGCTCTTAATGCAGGCTGAACATCACCCGTGAAGTATCCAGATGCGTAAGCTCCACCCTAGATTCTGGATGGGGACTGGgaacttatttttcaaatgaccCAGGAGAATCAGATGTGAACTTAAGGTAGAGAACGCATTGTACTGAGTTCGGGATCTCCCACTGTCTTAGTCCAAGCTGTTCTCTGGCTATCTCTAGGTAAGCCTCTTTATTTTCAGATGGAGAAAATCAGGTGGGAATAGGGAAATCGGGTTAGCAAAGACAGCCAATCCTTGGACCCTGCAGATCTGCCTCAGTTCAGAGCTTTGCTCACGatgctatgcttttttttttttttttttaaaaattcaaacacaaTCATCCTTCAGCATTTGAGATGGGAGTGAACCTGCTGTTGCACTTGGCCTATACACACCCACCAGATTCATGTTTGTGCCCCACACAGCCACCTGAAAGACAACGGATTCCATTTTAGAAAACACACTATAATCTGAGtacccctctccctcccttccagctCCTTCCCTACCTGCTTTcctgtagaaatttaaaaaaacaaaaaaacccacagtgGTATTCAAAGGTTACAAATGTATTCTTTAGAAATGATTTAGAACTTCAGCAGGTTGTCCGCTTATCAGCTTATATGCCCGATGGAAAGTGGATGAGTCTCTTCGATGACACTAATGTTTAAAAGATGATTATTTCTCCATTGATAATTTCCTCTACTGACTTGAGAGTCAAAAAACACAAGCCGGAATGCAACCAGTGTAATGCC contains these protein-coding regions:
- the MRPS11 gene encoding small ribosomal subunit protein uS11m isoform X1, which produces MQVVRKVGFWFLRSWSWPRTTRVVAGSPAGTIHTGAPELQDTVAKQEVEKAAAPSHSTFSIYPPVPGEESSLRWAEKKFEEIPIAHIKATYNNTHIQVVSAANQPLARTSCGTEGFRNAKKGTGIAAQTAGIAAAAKATAKGVTYVRVVVKGLGPGRLSAIKGLTMGGLQVISITDNTPIPHNGCRPRKARRL
- the MRPS11 gene encoding small ribosomal subunit protein uS11m isoform X2 → MQVVRKVGFWFLRSWSWPRTTRVVAGSPAGTIHTGAPELQDTVAKQEVEKAAAPSHSTFSTHIQVVSAANQPLARTSCGTEGFRNAKKGTGIAAQTAGIAAAAKATAKGVTYVRVVVKGLGPGRLSAIKGLTMGGLQVISITDNTPIPHNGCRPRKARRL